The DNA region TTGGCGATCTGCTGGACATCGCTCTGGAGGTTGTTGAGCGCGAAGATGTTGGTGATCGTGGTGAAGACGAGGACACCGAGCACGGAGCCGACGATCGTTCCGCGGCCCCCGCTCAGGAGGGTGCCACCGATGATCGCGGCGGCGATGGCGTCGAGTTCGTACAGGTTGCCGTTGGTGTTCTGGCCCGATCCCGACAGGATGATCAGCATGAAGGCGGCGATGCCGCAGCACAGGCCGGAGAGCAGGTAGAGGTAGAGCCGCTGGCGGCGTACGTCGATGCCGGCCAGCCGGGCGGCTTCGGCGTTGCCGCCGACCGCGACCGTGCGGCGCCCGAAGGTCGTCCGGTTCAGGATCAGCCATCCGGCCACGGTCACCGCGGCGAAGACGAGGACGAGCGGCGGGATGCCGAGGACGTACGCGTCGGGCAGGCCGAGGTCGAGGACGGACTGGACCGTCACGATCTGCGTCTTGCCGTCGGTGATCTGGAGGGCGAGTCCGCGGGCGGAGGCGAGCATCGCCAGGGTCGCGATGAACGGCACCATGCCGCCGTACGCGATGAGCAGCCCGTTGACCAGCCCGGCGGCGAGCCCGACGACCACGGCGGTGAAGAGGATGCCCGCGAAGCCGTACTCCTGGGTGGCGAGTGTGGTCGCCCACACGGAGGCGAGGGCGACCATCGCTCCGACGGACAGGTCGATGCCGCCGCTGGTGATGACGAAGGTCATGCCGACGGTGACGACCCCGATGACGGACGACTGCGTCAGGATCAGCTGGAGGT from Streptomyces sp. B1I3 includes:
- a CDS encoding ABC transporter permease, which codes for MTQPATSAQHHGPEKAPLTGPAAPAPKQGGGLRALGVRADVRNLSLLGVLAVLIAVGGFTEPDAFLDTGNLQLILTQSSVIGVVTVGMTFVITSGGIDLSVGAMVALASVWATTLATQEYGFAGILFTAVVVGLAAGLVNGLLIAYGGMVPFIATLAMLASARGLALQITDGKTQIVTVQSVLDLGLPDAYVLGIPPLVLVFAAVTVAGWLILNRTTFGRRTVAVGGNAEAARLAGIDVRRQRLYLYLLSGLCCGIAAFMLIILSGSGQNTNGNLYELDAIAAAIIGGTLLSGGRGTIVGSVLGVLVFTTITNIFALNNLQSDVQQIAKGAIIVAAVLVQRRTSRHGET